In Pseudomonas rhizosphaerae, one DNA window encodes the following:
- a CDS encoding phosphoglycerate kinase translates to MTVLKMTDLDLQGKRVLIREDLNVPVKDGKVTSDARILASLPTIKLALEKGAAVMVCSHLGRPSEGEFSAENSLKPVAEYLSKALGRDVPLVADYLDGVQVESGSVVLFENVRFNKGEKKNADELAQKYADLCDVFVMDAFGTAHRAEGSTHGVAKFAKVAAAGPLLAAELEALGKALGAPAKPMAAIVAGSKVSTKLDVLNSLSAICDQLIVGGGIANTFLAAAGHKVGKSLYEPDLLDTARAIAAKVSVPLPVDVVVAKEFAESAEATVKLIADVADDDMILDIGPQTAQQFAELLKSSKTILWNGPVGVFEFDQFGNGTQVLAKAIAQSPAFSIAGGGDTLAAIDKYGVADDISYISTGGGAFLEFVEGKVLPAVEMLEQRAKG, encoded by the coding sequence ATGACCGTGTTGAAGATGACCGACCTCGACCTGCAAGGTAAGCGCGTATTGATTCGCGAAGACCTCAACGTGCCCGTGAAGGATGGCAAGGTAACCAGCGACGCGCGCATCCTCGCCTCGTTGCCCACCATCAAGCTGGCCCTGGAGAAGGGCGCAGCGGTAATGGTCTGCTCGCACCTGGGCCGTCCGAGCGAAGGCGAGTTCTCCGCCGAGAACAGCCTCAAGCCGGTGGCCGAGTACCTGAGCAAGGCCCTGGGCCGCGACGTGCCGCTGGTGGCCGACTATCTGGACGGCGTTCAAGTCGAGTCCGGCTCTGTCGTGCTGTTCGAGAACGTGCGCTTCAACAAGGGTGAAAAGAAGAACGCCGATGAACTGGCGCAGAAGTACGCCGACCTGTGCGACGTGTTCGTGATGGACGCGTTCGGCACCGCGCATCGCGCCGAAGGCTCCACTCACGGTGTGGCCAAGTTCGCCAAGGTGGCTGCTGCCGGTCCGCTGCTGGCCGCCGAGTTGGAGGCGCTGGGCAAGGCACTGGGCGCCCCGGCCAAGCCGATGGCGGCCATCGTCGCCGGTTCCAAGGTGTCGACCAAGCTGGACGTGCTCAACAGCCTCAGCGCCATCTGCGATCAGTTGATCGTCGGCGGTGGCATCGCCAACACCTTCCTGGCCGCGGCCGGGCACAAGGTCGGCAAGTCGCTGTATGAACCCGACCTGCTGGACACCGCGCGCGCCATTGCCGCCAAGGTCAGCGTGCCGTTGCCGGTCGACGTAGTGGTGGCCAAGGAGTTCGCCGAAAGCGCGGAAGCCACGGTCAAGCTCATCGCCGATGTGGCCGATGACGACATGATCCTCGACATCGGCCCACAGACTGCCCAGCAGTTCGCCGAGCTGCTGAAGTCGTCCAAGACCATCCTGTGGAACGGTCCGGTGGGGGTGTTCGAGTTTGATCAGTTCGGCAACGGCACCCAGGTCCTGGCCAAGGCAATCGCCCAGAGCCCGGCCTTCTCCATCGCCGGGGGCGGCGACACCCTGGCGGCCATCGACAAATACGGCGTGGCCGATGACATCTCGTACATCTCCACCGGTGGCGGTGCGTTCCTCGAATTCGTCGAGGGCAAAGTGCTGCCAGCCGTAGAAATGCTGGAACAGCGGGCCAAGGGCTGA
- the metK gene encoding methionine adenosyltransferase, whose amino-acid sequence MSEYSLFTSESVSEGHPDKIADQISDAVLDAIITQDKFARVACETLVKTGVAIIAGEVSTSAWVDLEDIVRKVIVDIGYNSSDVGFDGATCAVMNIIGKQSVDIAQGVDRSKPEDQGAGDQGLMFGYASNETDVLMPAPICFSHRLVERQAEARKSGLLPWLRPDAKSQVTCQYEGGKVVGIDAVVLSTQHNPDVSYNDLREGVMELIVKHVLPAELLHKDTQFHINPTGNFIIGGPVGDCGLTGRKIIVDSYGGMARHGGGAFSGKDPSKVDRSAAYAGRYVAKNIVAAGLAERCEIQVSYAIGVAQPTSISINTFGTGKISDEQIVKLVRAHFDLRPYAITTMLDLLHPMYQATAAYGHFGRAPVEMTVGDDTFTAFTWERTDRAAALRDAAGLK is encoded by the coding sequence ATGAGCGAATACTCCCTTTTCACCTCCGAGTCCGTCTCCGAAGGACACCCGGACAAGATCGCCGACCAGATTTCCGACGCGGTGCTGGACGCCATCATCACCCAGGACAAGTTCGCCCGCGTGGCGTGTGAAACCCTGGTCAAGACCGGCGTGGCGATCATCGCCGGCGAAGTCAGCACGTCGGCCTGGGTCGACCTGGAAGACATCGTGCGCAAGGTCATCGTCGACATCGGCTACAACAGCTCCGATGTCGGCTTCGACGGCGCCACCTGCGCGGTCATGAACATCATCGGCAAGCAGTCGGTGGACATCGCCCAGGGCGTGGACCGCAGCAAGCCGGAAGACCAGGGTGCAGGCGACCAGGGCCTGATGTTCGGCTATGCCAGCAACGAAACCGACGTGCTGATGCCCGCTCCGATCTGCTTCTCGCACCGTCTGGTCGAGCGCCAGGCCGAAGCGCGCAAGTCCGGCCTGCTGCCGTGGCTGCGCCCCGACGCCAAGTCCCAGGTCACCTGCCAGTACGAAGGCGGCAAGGTCGTGGGGATCGACGCGGTGGTGCTGTCGACCCAGCACAATCCGGACGTGTCCTACAACGACCTGCGCGAAGGCGTGATGGAGCTGATCGTCAAGCACGTGCTGCCGGCCGAGCTGCTGCACAAGGACACCCAGTTCCACATCAACCCGACCGGCAACTTCATCATCGGCGGACCGGTGGGCGACTGTGGCCTGACCGGGCGCAAGATCATCGTCGACAGCTACGGCGGCATGGCTCGCCACGGCGGCGGTGCCTTCTCCGGCAAGGACCCGTCCAAGGTCGACCGCTCGGCCGCCTACGCCGGCCGCTACGTGGCCAAGAACATCGTTGCCGCCGGCCTGGCCGAGCGCTGCGAGATCCAGGTGTCCTACGCCATCGGCGTGGCCCAGCCGACGTCGATCTCGATCAACACCTTCGGCACCGGCAAGATCAGCGACGAGCAGATCGTCAAGCTGGTGCGCGCGCACTTCGACCTGCGCCCGTATGCCATCACCACCATGCTCGACCTGCTGCACCCGATGTACCAGGCCACCGCAGCCTATGGCCACTTCGGCCGTGCACCGGTTGAAATGACCGTGGGTGACGACACTTTCACTGCCTTCACCTGGGAGCGCACCGACCGTGCCGCCGCCCTGCGCGACGCCGCTGGCCTGAAATAA
- the tkt gene encoding transketolase — protein MPSRRERANAIRALSMDAVQKANSGHPGAPMGMADIAEVLWRDFLKHNPANPAFANRDRFVMSNGHGSMLVYSLLHLTGYDLGIEDLKNFRQLHSRTPGHPEYGYTPGVETTTGPLGQGLANAVGFALAEKVLAAQFNRDSHKIVDHNTYVFLGDGCMMEGISHEVSALAGTLGLGKLIAFYDDNGISIDGEVEGWFTDDTPKRFEAYGWQVIRNVDGHDADEIKTAIETARKSEQPTLICCKTTIGFGSPNKQGKEDCHGAPLGAEEIALTRAALKWNHGPFEIPADIYKEWDAKEAGVALEAEWNQRFVAYSAAYPELANEFVRRMSGELPADFSEKASAYIAEVAAKGETIASRKASQNALNAFGPLLPEILGGSADLAGSNLTLWKGCKGVEADDAAGNYIYYGVREFGMSAIMNGIALHGGFVPYGATFLIFMEYARNAVRMSALMKKRVIYVFTHDSIGLGEDGPTHQPIEQLASLRCTPNLDTWRPADAVESAVAWKFALERNDGPSALIFSRQNLDHQTRDQVQLADITRGGYVLKDCAGEPDLILIATGSEVGLAVKAFDKLTEQGRNVRVVSMPCTSVFDAQDAGYKQSVLPLQVSARIAIEAAHADYWYKYVGLEGRVIGMTSFGESAPAPALFEEFGFTLENILATAEELLED, from the coding sequence ATGCCCAGCCGTCGTGAGCGCGCCAATGCCATTCGTGCACTGAGCATGGATGCCGTGCAAAAAGCCAACAGCGGTCACCCAGGTGCCCCCATGGGTATGGCGGATATCGCCGAAGTGCTGTGGCGTGACTTCCTCAAGCACAACCCGGCCAACCCGGCGTTCGCCAACCGCGACCGTTTCGTCATGTCCAACGGCCATGGCTCGATGCTGGTCTATTCGCTGCTGCACCTCACCGGCTACGACCTGGGCATCGAAGACCTGAAAAACTTCCGCCAGCTGCACAGCCGCACCCCGGGCCACCCGGAATACGGCTACACCCCAGGCGTGGAGACCACCACCGGTCCGCTGGGCCAGGGCCTGGCCAATGCGGTGGGCTTCGCCCTCGCGGAAAAAGTGCTGGCGGCGCAGTTCAACCGCGACAGCCACAAGATCGTCGACCACAACACCTACGTGTTCCTCGGCGATGGCTGCATGATGGAAGGTATCTCCCACGAAGTGAGCGCGCTGGCCGGTACCCTGGGCCTGGGCAAGCTGATCGCCTTCTACGATGACAACGGCATTTCCATCGACGGTGAAGTCGAGGGCTGGTTCACCGACGACACGCCGAAACGCTTCGAAGCCTACGGCTGGCAGGTGATTCGCAACGTCGACGGCCACGATGCAGACGAAATCAAGACCGCCATCGAGACTGCCCGCAAGAGCGAGCAGCCGACGCTGATCTGCTGCAAGACCACCATCGGCTTCGGCTCGCCGAACAAGCAGGGCAAGGAAGACTGCCACGGCGCGCCACTGGGTGCCGAGGAAATCGCCCTGACCCGCGCAGCATTGAAGTGGAACCACGGCCCGTTCGAAATCCCGGCCGACATCTACAAGGAATGGGACGCCAAGGAAGCCGGCGTGGCCCTGGAAGCTGAGTGGAACCAGCGCTTTGTTGCCTATTCCGCCGCCTATCCCGAGCTGGCCAACGAATTCGTGCGGCGCATGAGCGGTGAACTGCCGGCCGACTTCTCCGAGAAGGCCAGCGCCTACATCGCCGAAGTGGCCGCCAAGGGCGAGACCATCGCCAGCCGCAAGGCCAGCCAGAACGCGCTGAATGCCTTCGGTCCGTTGCTGCCGGAGATCCTCGGCGGCTCTGCCGACCTGGCCGGTTCCAACCTGACCCTGTGGAAAGGCTGCAAAGGCGTCGAAGCGGATGACGCCGCCGGTAACTACATCTATTATGGTGTGCGCGAATTCGGCATGAGCGCGATCATGAACGGCATCGCCCTGCATGGCGGCTTCGTGCCGTACGGCGCGACCTTCCTGATCTTCATGGAATACGCCCGCAACGCGGTGCGCATGTCGGCGCTGATGAAGAAGCGCGTGATCTACGTGTTCACCCACGACTCCATCGGTCTGGGCGAAGATGGCCCGACTCACCAGCCGATCGAACAGCTGGCAAGCCTGCGCTGCACCCCGAACCTCGACACCTGGCGTCCTGCCGATGCGGTCGAGTCGGCGGTAGCGTGGAAATTCGCCCTGGAACGCAACGATGGCCCGTCGGCGCTGATCTTCTCGCGCCAGAACCTCGATCACCAGACCCGCGACCAAGTCCAGTTGGCCGACATCACCCGTGGCGGCTACGTGCTCAAGGACTGCGCCGGCGAGCCTGATCTTATCCTGATCGCTACCGGCTCCGAAGTGGGCCTGGCCGTGAAGGCCTTCGACAAGCTGACCGAACAGGGCCGCAACGTGCGCGTCGTGTCGATGCCGTGCACCAGCGTGTTCGATGCGCAGGACGCAGGTTACAAGCAGTCGGTATTGCCGCTGCAGGTCAGCGCGCGCATCGCCATCGAGGCCGCGCACGCCGACTACTGGTACAAGTACGTGGGCCTGGAAGGCCGAGTGATCGGCATGACCAGCTTCGGCGAGTCGGCACCGGCTCCGGCGCTGTTCGAAGAGTTCGGCTTCACCCTGGAGAACATCCTGGCCACCGCCGAAGAATTGCTCGAAGACTGA
- a CDS encoding ArsR/SmtB family transcription factor: MNLRAPAFDHQASDDLAALCKAGGDPLRLNVLRALASDSFGVLELAQIFAVGQSGMSHHLKVLAQADLVATRREGNAIFYRRALPNGRVLGGRLHSALLEEVDGLSLPAEAQARMAVVQRQRAAASEDFFSRMEEKFRAQQDLIAGLPQYRESLLALLDKLSFGQQASALEVGPGDGGFLPELARRFAQVTAQDNSPAMLELARQVCQREQLSNVRLELADALAPTSLRADCVVLNMVLHHFSDPAQALGHLAQRVQPGGSLLVTELCSHNQSWAKEACGDLWLGFEQEDLARWATAAGLVPGESLYVGLRNGFQIQVRHFSRPAGDTHHRSI; the protein is encoded by the coding sequence ATGAACCTGCGCGCCCCTGCTTTCGACCATCAGGCAAGTGACGATCTGGCCGCCCTGTGCAAGGCCGGTGGCGACCCCCTGCGCCTGAACGTGCTGCGCGCGCTGGCCAGCGATTCGTTCGGCGTGCTGGAACTGGCGCAGATCTTCGCGGTGGGCCAGTCGGGCATGAGCCATCACCTCAAGGTGCTGGCCCAGGCCGATCTGGTGGCCACGCGGCGTGAAGGCAACGCGATTTTCTATCGTCGCGCCCTGCCCAACGGTCGTGTGCTGGGCGGACGCCTGCACAGCGCCCTGCTCGAGGAAGTCGACGGGCTGAGCCTGCCGGCCGAGGCCCAGGCGCGCATGGCGGTGGTACAGCGCCAGCGCGCCGCGGCCAGCGAAGATTTCTTCTCGCGCATGGAAGAGAAGTTCCGTGCCCAGCAGGACCTCATTGCCGGCCTGCCGCAGTACCGCGAAAGCCTGCTGGCTCTGCTCGACAAACTCAGCTTCGGGCAGCAGGCCAGCGCTCTGGAAGTGGGCCCCGGCGACGGTGGCTTCCTGCCTGAGCTGGCCCGACGCTTTGCCCAGGTCACCGCGCAGGACAACAGCCCGGCGATGCTCGAACTGGCCCGCCAGGTCTGCCAGCGCGAGCAATTGAGCAACGTGCGCCTGGAACTGGCCGATGCCTTGGCCCCTACCAGCCTGCGTGCCGATTGCGTGGTGCTGAACATGGTCCTGCACCACTTCAGCGATCCGGCGCAGGCGCTTGGCCATTTGGCGCAGCGGGTGCAGCCGGGCGGCAGTCTTTTGGTAACAGAGTTGTGCAGCCACAATCAGAGTTGGGCCAAGGAGGCCTGCGGTGATCTCTGGTTGGGGTTCGAACAGGAAGATCTGGCCCGTTGGGCCACCGCTGCGGGGCTTGTTCCCGGAGAGAGCCTCTACGTGGGCTTACGTAATGGTTTCCAGATTCAGGTCCGACATTTCTCGCGGCCGGCTGGCGACACTCACCATCGGTCAATTTAG
- the epd gene encoding erythrose-4-phosphate dehydrogenase: MSQKRPYRVALNGYGRIGRCVLRALCERGEQADFEVVAINDLADMASLEYLTRFDSTHGRFPGEVTVEADHLLINGRPIRVTRSATPEAIDWAALDIDLVLECSGAYNTRADGERFLAAGAPAVLFSQPMASEADVDATIVFGINQDCLTGREKLVSNASCTTNCGVPLLRLLDQAIGLEYVSITTIHSAMNDQPVIDAYHHEDLRRTRSAFQSVIPVSTGLARGIERLLPELAGRIQAKAVRVPTVNVSCLDITLQMARDTCAVEVNQILHEAAGSGPLQGLLAYTELPHASCDFNHDPHSAIVDASQTRVSGPRLVNLLAWFDNEWGFANRMLDVAGHYLRVMNNSKRA; this comes from the coding sequence ATGTCTCAGAAACGCCCCTACAGAGTCGCCCTCAACGGTTACGGCCGCATTGGCCGCTGCGTGCTGCGCGCGTTGTGCGAGCGCGGTGAGCAGGCGGACTTCGAGGTAGTGGCGATCAACGACCTGGCCGACATGGCCAGCCTCGAATACCTGACACGCTTCGACTCGACTCACGGCCGCTTTCCCGGTGAAGTCACGGTCGAAGCCGACCATTTGCTCATCAACGGGCGACCTATACGGGTCACCCGCAGTGCCACGCCCGAAGCGATCGACTGGGCCGCGTTGGACATCGATCTGGTGCTCGAATGCTCCGGGGCCTACAACACCCGTGCCGACGGCGAGCGCTTTCTGGCGGCCGGTGCACCGGCCGTGCTGTTTTCCCAGCCCATGGCCAGCGAAGCCGATGTCGATGCCACCATCGTGTTCGGCATCAATCAGGATTGCCTCACTGGACGCGAAAAGCTGGTTTCCAACGCGTCCTGCACCACCAATTGCGGCGTGCCCTTGTTGCGCCTGCTGGACCAGGCGATTGGCCTGGAATACGTGTCCATCACCACCATTCACTCGGCCATGAACGACCAGCCGGTGATCGATGCCTACCACCACGAAGACCTGCGCCGCACGCGCTCGGCCTTTCAGTCGGTCATTCCGGTTTCCACGGGTCTGGCCCGCGGCATCGAACGCCTGCTGCCGGAACTTGCCGGGCGAATCCAGGCCAAAGCTGTGCGCGTGCCAACCGTCAACGTGTCATGCCTGGACATTACCCTGCAGATGGCGCGCGACACCTGTGCCGTCGAGGTCAACCAGATCCTGCATGAAGCCGCAGGCAGCGGCCCGCTGCAAGGTCTGCTGGCTTACACTGAACTGCCGCACGCCAGTTGTGATTTCAACCACGACCCCCATTCGGCCATCGTCGATGCCAGCCAGACCCGTGTATCCGGGCCGCGCCTGGTGAACCTGCTGGCCTGGTTCGACAACGAATGGGGCTTCGCCAATCGTATGCTCGACGTTGCGGGGCACTACCTGCGCGTCATGAACAATTCCAAACGAGCTTGA